The DNA window TAGTAGAGAAGAAAGGGAGGTTACCATTGTAAATGAAAGTTCAGATGAATCAGTAGAAGTCCCTCAGGTATCTTCTATTATGGGAGGAAAGACAAATAGTACTATTGATGATTTGGGAGATGATTCAACTCATACCTGGAATCTTTCTACAAGTGATGAAGACTGGATGCATGAAAATGATGAGTTTTTGGATGAGGAAACTAAAAGTGATGACATCTTCAATGAGGATTGTGATGTAGAGGATGATGTGTTAAACAATTCAGATGTGGTTGAAAATCAATCCGAgtatgatgattatgatgatgtcGAGGATGGTACAGTAACACTTGTCGTAGGGAATACATACGATGATGTGAATCACTTTCGTGCTGTTCTCCAACATTTTGCCCTTCAAGAAGGTTTTGATATATTGAAACATAAGAATGAAAAAGTCAAGGTTATTGCAGTATGCAAGGCACCTGGTTACACCTGGAGAGTACATGCTTCACCAGTGGATGACAAGAAGGGGGTTAAGGATGCAAAGACATTTATGATCAAGTCATACAACCTAAAGCATGTTTGTATTTTGTCAACAAAATTTAAGAGCGTTACATCATTTTGGATTGCAAAAAATCTTGCTCCTCATCTTAAATTTGATCCATCTTTGAATGTGGACTACATGCATACCTTCTTGCATGAAACATACAAGATTAACCCCCCTTGAATGAAGGTGTACCAGGCACGCATCACTGCATTGAAAATGACACAGGGTACTCATAAAGGTTCCTATGCTCTTTTACCTACATATGGTAAGTTGGTGTTACAGCAGATGCCGGGTAGTTTTTTTAAGATACAGTACAAAGAAAATCATGACATGTCAGGGAACAAGGTGTTCAAGAGAATGTTTGTTAGCTTCAAAGCTTGTATTACTGGGTTTTTGAAGGGTTGTAGACCATTCATTGGTCTAGATGGCTATCATTTTAAGGGTAGATATGGAGGCATCCTTCTATCAGCAGTTTCATTTGATGGGAACAATGAATTGTTCCTAGTGGCATATGGTATTGTAGAGGTTGAATGCAAAGACAGTTGGTGTTTTTTCCTTGAAGTCCTACGCGACGCCCTTGGACCGGCATCAGATGAGTTTGCTCTAACCTTTATGTCAGATAGGCAAAATGTACTTGTTATTAATTTATAGCAACTGCCATTTACTCTATACTTCAACATCATATTTAAATGacttttaatattatttatattttgtaggGTTTATCGGATTTTATTACACATGTGTTCCCTTATGCTCATCAGAGATGTTGTGTGAGACATATGTACTAGAACTTCAAGTCAACTTTTTCAGGACACCAGTTTAGGAAACACTTTTGGGGAGCAACATCAGCAACTACTCTCCTCCAGTTTGAGCATGAAATGAAATATATCAAAGAGTTTAGTGATGATGCATATAATCGGCTGATGGGGGTTCCTACAAGATTATGGGCTAGGCATGCATTTGATTTTAATGCAAAGAGTCCTCAAACGACCAACAACATGACCGagtcattcaacaactggataTCAGATGTGAGGGACAAGCCTGTTATGTGGGTAATTGATGAGATAAAGctaaaaattatgaaaagaatATTTAATAACTATCAAAGGAGTTGCAACTACCGAGTTGGTGGCTTGGTCACACCTGATATGAAGAACCATTTAGATAAGGTCCAATGGAAGGCAAGGAAATGCATTGTATGTCAAGGTAATACACATGCATTTGAGGTGGTGGATATCTATGGTGGGAGAGTTGTGGTCAATTTGACAGAGAGGATGTGTGGTTGCAGGATGTGGGATTGTACTGGATTGCCATGTAAGCATGCAACAGTAGTTATCACACACACCAGGGGGTCATTGGAGTCTTACTGCAGTCCATACTACAATGTCAACACATACCTTCAGACATATAGTGAGTTTATCCAACCACTACCAGCATTGATAGATTTAGTAGTTGATGACTCTCATGTGTTGGTTCAACCTCTACATCTTAAAAAGAGGTCTGGTAGACCCCATAAACTCAGGAAAAGGGAATTTGGTGAGGGATCTGCTGTAGACTTCAGGAAGAAATCATCAAGTgtcatatgtgatatctataaGCTAGTAGGCCACAATAGGAGAGCATGTCCtcgaggaggagaagaagaaccgAACAACAAGAAAACAAGAGGCACAAAGGTATGACTCTTCATAAGTAATTTACAACTGAAAATTTATTCATGTATTTGTTTGTTCCACtattgaattattttttattgatttctaTAGAGAAAGCAAAGGCATGAGAGTCAACATAGAGGCACCATCTCTCAAATGATGACAAGGTCATAACCATCTATCTAGCCTGCAAACCTAACAACTCAAGAGAAAACCTTGGCCAAGCAAACTGTCAAGTATGCAAAATGGAAGGCAAAGCAGGCTAATAAGAAGTAGGAagttggatgttgttgttgctgttgatgTTGCTGCTGtatctttccctttctttttttcgttttcttttttCCGATCGTGGGATGATTGGATTTTAATGTGTTATGGAAGAACTTTAAATGGAGTTGTGACCTGTAATATTTATGTGTTAGTGTTTATGGACATGATATTTATATGATGTTAGAAAAAATTGTGTGGGACAGGTTGAGCAGGATTTTTGGACATGATATTTATGTTGTTCAAGAATTTAGGTGTTGCTTTGAGTCATTAACAAGTTTTGATAAATCCCGTATTCAAACGAAATGCTGcccattttttcttaaatccAGCTTGTCATTTGAAATAAGCTTTACATTAAAGTGCATGCCTGATTACTGTTGTAAACTAATCTTAATAGGTCATTATAAGAtctcaaattcaaaagaaatgCAACCCATTTGATTAAAGTAACCAAATACTCAATTGCAACATACGATTTTGAACATAATAAAACCATTGATATAAACCCAAAATGTACTCCTTCAATGATTAGGGAAAAagggggaacaaaaaaaaaggggatttacaaTTGATATATCATCTTTCCTAATTATTCATTTTCTCATAAACATGACTACAATGACCACCACAAGCAAAACTATCACAATCTGTAGTGTCCCAACATACTTCTCgaatttcttcattcttttctttaggATACGAATCTCTTCCTTCATTTGTCGATTTTCTTGACTTATCTCACTGACATCTGTCTTGTGAAAGGTTGGGTTGATGTTGTCCTGGGTAACAAGATTCACTCTTGGTTCTTCTACAGGGTCACACCAAGAAAAGAATCCACATTCATGAGGTGCATTGGGGCAGCAATAGTGCAACCTGTGTTTGCTATTAACATTCTCGGATATTCTAACAAGAACCCTCTTCTGACAGTAGCATACAACATTTATGAATTTCAGAGATGAACCTCGGATGCTATCATTCACACTTGCTGATAACATTATGTACCTGAAAAATatacattgaaaaaaaatatattaggaTTACATCTTCCAATGATGCCATTCATGCAAATAATACCTCTTTGACCTAGTTTCATGCTTCTTGGAGCATTGCTTTGGTTTGTCTAAATAACACTAAGAATGAGAAAGGTCATTCTCAATTAGATATGAGACTCATAGGTTACTGTCCTCCAATTATTGGGTTTTTAGGGACCACAAACAACAGACAACCCAAGTGCATTATTAGTAAAAAAACTTTGAAGAAGACAAAGTCTTTTCCTCAATAGTATACATTTCAACTACATTCTTAAGTCTTTTCATCAAGTAAATTTCTTAATTGTGCAACAAGGTaaagaaatttaataaatttagTATACAGATAAACAGTAAAgtacaaataaacaaataaagaaatCTGTTCTATTAATTATACAGATAAACAGTAGATATTGAAGAAATAGTAAAGAAATTTAGTAAATTTCTTCCTAAATTGTGTGATTCTCAGAGTAAGGGCGATTCTTCCTAAATTGTGCCAAAACCCTGTATATATGCAGCGATTCTCAGAGTAAGGGCGATTCTCAGAGTAAGGACAATGATACTTCACAGTAAGGACAAGGATACTTCACACATTTCAGGAAATGGGGACAAAAATCCAACCAAATACCGCATACTTAGGATTCGCTGGAGAGAACTTGCTTTTTGCCGGGGGCTATCGACTTTGTCGGACTCTATTCCACCATGCCGTAACGCACCTCTCCTTTGTTGGAGAGGGTAACAGTTAGGGCAGAGGGTTTTGGTGATTAGCTAGGACAGGGCATTTGGGGATTTTTAAAAAGGTTTTATGTCTTTTTACATTCCAAACAAACATTAGTGTTATGGCGTCAGATTTTTGGGTTTCAatgtaaaaaacaaaacacGAGGGGGGTTATGTAATTATGACAAATGCGAggggtggtggatgtaaatttgtctctttttttttttcccatattttagaATCTCAAATCCTAAATCTCCACCCAATAGCTAAAATGTAAACTCTATACGCTATATCGTCTAACAAAAGGTGTGcatcccaaaagaaacttaTAGGCTCTGTTTCCATATAGGAgtttacacaataaaaaaatttccaatttttgCATGAGATAAAATTTATTGTAAAATGTTACCGtaaattttttcaatatttgtttGTCACTTATTTCCCATTACTAagattatttaaaataattacaTAAGATGTCATTATAACAGATTTGAATTATGCAACCCATATTATATATGCTTAtaaaatttagaattgaaatcaCGTTCCACAAGTTGGCAATTCTGAATTATAGTTTTtgagaattagaaactaaatcaaACAATGGTTAGATTGTGTGGTGGTTGCTGAAatcaaatgtattttttttgctaatgacatcGACATCTATGTCTAACTAGTCCTATGGGTCCATACTAGCCCCATATTACAACTAGTTccatgaaaaaacaagaaaagcCTTTGCCGGTGCACAGGACCACCTTGAAGTAACACCTTGAATAAACTTGGGATTGATGTTCCATGAAACTACATTGAGTCTCATTTATACAGAAATGGATATTTTCAATAAATGAGATAGCTATCGTATTCCTGGAATTTATCtcattaaatatttttaatcaTTTCTATATTTGTTTATGTGTTCAAGTTTTTTCCTATACATCAGGAGATTTGATCTGTCTAATTTATCAAGAACGTCCCTTGTAttcctttcttattttcctGGCACTAAAgattaggctatgtttggtagccaagagaagaaaagaatagaaaattttaaaagaaaagagaagaaaataaatgaaatggtgagaaaataaaaagagtatgtatgtttggtaaccaagagaagaaaagaaaagaagagaaaaaaatcaaaaaaatttgaattttagaagagagatagacacataggaaatcattgtgtaatcattaattttttgtcttattatgttttcatattttctcttgttttcttgtgttttttgcaagaaattttttttttttgaagcaaaagaaaacttcacaattcccaaaatgaattttgaatttcaaaaactgaatcttctttgggtgaagacataccaagtgcaaagagagattcttaacccaagaaaaaagtacaaaagtgtactttacttttttctttttttcccccaaacaTGATATGATAATTGACTAATCGACATGGCAACTGTTTTAATCCATAGACAAGCCATAGACAGTACTTAGCTATAGAACCAAGAGGGGCAGGGACAAGCTGACACAGGTGCTTCACCAGCGTTCTTAACCAgcaagcaccaccaccaccaacttgCAAAACCAAACCTTAATATGATATGATAAGTGAGCACAAAGAGAGGTGCCGAGAAGAAAATCAAGCAAGATAtaggtcaaaattttattaaatggaGTATAACATCAGTTTGGTGGCAGAAACTTGAATTTATTTCTTGTATAACACTAATATAGATAATGATCAGGAACAAGAACACACTTCGGGAGCCATCAGAATCTGCGAATCTGATGGATAAAAAAAGCATTCTTAGCCATGATATGATAAGTGAGCACAAAGAGAGGTGCCGAGAAGAAAATCAagcaaaattttattaaatggaGTATAACATCAGTTTGGTGGCACAGACTTGAATTTATTTCTTGTATAACACTAATATATATAATGATCAGGAACAAGAACACTCTTCGGGAGCCATCAGAATCTGCGAATCTCTGTTAGATCCTTCTATTTGGAGGTTGTCTCCATCAGCCTGATTGACTCAGACACATTTGGGTGAAACCAATACTGCCACATGTAGAAGATTTTGACTGGCTTCAAGCTTTGAAAAGGTGTTGATGGTTGACGAGACCTCAAGAGCAAGGGCTTCCATGTGCCTAGCAGGTGTGCTCTTTGTGAAGCAGGGGAAGGAACTGCTACTCATATTCTTTCTGTATCCATCATTAAGTGTTCCTGCACCTCATCAGATCCCTTGCCAAGATCTGTTTCAAACAAACCATTTCCCATTTCAACACTTCCAAGTAATGAGCTGCTCAATATTTGAGGGAAGAAAGGATGATTAAAGTACACGATCGAGTGCAAGATtttccaagaggaaaattccCAGAAAAACAGTGTCTTTTATAACAAACAAGGACTCCCATAACATGCAAGTGAAGATGCACTGTATATTCAACGATCCTTATCATACCAGGTCAGTTGATATTTCCAAATTCCTAATTGCCGCCATTTCCATATCCTTTTGAACTGCTTCCTTCCTCAGTCTTAGTTGTTCTGCTCTTTCAAGGCGCCCTTCAGCCAACAGTTCATTGAACTTATCTTTAATAACAAGCAAAGGGTCGCGATCAACCAGCTCAGAATTCCGGTAGGCTTCCCTAAGCATAGCAGTTTTGATTCCACCTTTTAGGGACATATAGAAGATTCCTGAGTGCCTCGTGAAAACACCAGGGAATGCATTGGAGAACCGATACTCCTCGCTAAACTTCCCCAATATTGGCACAGGCATCCTTTTGAGGATGGACAGTGAAAGCAACTCATGGAAAAGTCCCACTgtcctcttctccatctccggCGAAGCCTGATCCAACTGTGACGCATCAGCATAAGGAGATATATAGGGAAGCTCCATCCAGTCTCTGGTCCATTCCCTCATTTCTTTCCTGAGGAAGAAACCCTTAGGGAGCTTGACATTAAAGGCAGGCCTGACTCGGATCCCTGTTAACCTGGACTCTTCCTCTGCTCTTTGTTCTATAACTGATTGAGCGTAGTCTGGGTTCCAGGAGACCAATTCCAAGAATGATTTTCCCTCACCAGGGCTCCCAACCAACCTAAATAATTGTTGATATTTGGGCACCATGCTACACAAGAAATCATCTGGGAACCCAAATTCCCTCTTGACGTGAACCAATTTATCGGCGCTGACCACTCTATCTCTGGACATCATGAGCAATTTACACAACTTCGCCACCATGAAATGCTCATTCCCAGCTTTAAtatgcttctctttctccagaAACCGGCAGAGACGATCGCTGGCACGGACGAATGGGACAGGCTCAGTTTTAGGTTTGATCCGATCAAGGTAGATATCGAAGAGTCCAGGGAATCTATCGATGAATGTCTTGACCTTAACCTGGAGACGCAACCTTTCTCTTCGCTTCTCCAGGTAACGAAGTGGAATAACCTGTCCAGGTTCATTCAAAACCTCCTTCACAACTTTGGTACAGAGCCTCCATTCCTTATCATCTTCAATTGCCTCATCCAAATCATGTTCCTTACGCCACACGACCTTAAGACTTGAAATGGATACAAAAAATTGGgtccaaaccctaaccctacaaTCCCCATCAACTAAGAGAGACAGCAGTGAGCTTCTTGCAGAAATCCAATCCCACTGACGAGCCCAGACTCTTGAGCTCATGAGATTACAGGAAATGGAAGATCGATTAAAGAAACGCATTCCTCCTTACACTTGTTCACATTATATAAAATATGAACCAATTCAGCAAGGGTACAATTAAAGAACGCAAAATATCAAGTAAAAAGCATTTACTAGTGAAACAAAGACAAATCCATAGCATATATTCGGTTCATAAACTTTGGAGGCTATTGACGAAACAGTTAACAGCGTTGTATGTAAAAGTATACAGGAGGCACTTGTGAAAGTATCATACAAAGAACACTCGCTACTGCTTAATTAGATCTTAGAAGTCCTCAGCATGTTACCCAACCTCTAAACTGCAGCAGATCACGTCCTCCTTAGACAATCCTAAACATCTGAACAATTCCATTATGGACAACTGGATTTGATACTTAAGATCCTGCCTCAGTGTTGTAGAGTTTAGTTTGTCATCATCACAATGCATATAATAGTGGTGGTTTTtcttaaatgaagaaaaatagtGTTCTTCTGTTGCTTGGTAATAGGACTTCCAAAACATGGCAATAAATTCTAGATAACTAGGGAGAGAGATACTTACAGAGAAGAGCGCCGCCACAGCAATTGACTGGGAACTAGCCGGAGAAGATGAAGGGGACGGGACAGGGGGCAGGGGGCAGGGGGCAGGGGGCTAGGGTTCAAAAACACAGAAAACGAATAAATGAAGACGACGAGTTTCTTcgatttgggattttgggtttttctcttCGACCAATCTTGTTCCGACTTCCGAGATTCGAACCTATGCTATTCAAGCTTTCCCCTCTGCACTTAGCATCAAATTTTCACCAAAACTAGCTCAAGCTTAGAGGGATTCGGACCGTCTGTAGCGCGGGGTAGACAGGTTTNNNNNNNNNNNNNNNNNNNNNNNNNNNNNNNNNNNNNNNNNNNNNNNNNNNNNNNNNNNNNNNNNNNNNNNNNNNNNNNNNNNNNNNNNNNNNNNNNNNNaaaaaaaaaaattaaacaattaaggtaatcattcctgaaacaggttcaacaaacaattttttttttaaatggtattttgatacataaactgaaaattatattttgacacaaaacgtcgtttctagaactgaatgactaccaaatgcaaccttaaTGTATTTacgtttcaccaaaaaaaaaaaaattgtatttaagGGTCCGGCTCAATGTCACCTATTCGGTAACAAAATAAGTTGCAACTTAAATGCCATTGTGTGGGTGCAAGAAGTGAATAAACGCACCCATGGAGATCACATCTTCTTGGGTCAACGGTTGGCATCAAAAAGGGGAGAGATAaaatgatactttttttttggagtcgccaccaaGATAAGGGTCTAGGACCCGTAAGGTCTCCCTctttcgagagagagagagaatgactTTAATGGATAAAACTTCTGCTCTGATCAAATTTCTGGATAAGTTTAAGGTCACAAGTTGGAACGGGGTAAAACACTTGGTCTGTCCAATCAAAAGTTGGTCTCTTTCTATTATATTATAGTATGCAAATTCACACTAAATGCAGCATGTACGAAAACATATGATTTATGTTATGCATTGTATATACATATGGTATATAATGTTTGTAAATGAGATGTATATGTTATCTATATTATGCAATTAATATCGGCAGCATAATAATGCAATATGGGAATCATCTAGTTAGTGTTTTGCATGTTAATTAGTTAATGAAATCTTTGTAAATAGAGTCCTCTTGTAAATATAACAtgtaaattattttttccttttaagcacgagttctattttatttttcatgtataCTAACTTTTGTTTTGTAGCCAAACACATAATGTACTCAACTTTATTATCGATTTATTTTGCTTttatatttatgttttattACCTAATACTGATCAAGTAAATATACAGATCAGCTCAACCAGGTGGACTAAAGTACTTAACACCTTCCATGGTTCGAACTTAACTTGTACCCTAACCCTTTGGTTTGACCGATTCCTAATGAAGCCTTTTTATGGAGTAATGCTTCTATATGTGGGTTCTAAAATCTAAACCTTAATATAGatgatgatttttatttttattctattcTAAGAGGATAAAAGATATCGTGAAAATTTGTTGCTCTCACAATACCCTCCCTATACTCTTGAttcattaatttctttttatttgagaGTCTTCAGTGTTCATTCTCGTATGATGCATGGGAGATGAAAACATCATATTGCTTAATAACCTCCCCTTAAAATTCTCCCCTTAGATTTCAAAATGGACCCAAGTACCTAACTACTTATTGTGCTATATTATTTCCCTCTCAAGTATAACActcttcccttcctttttttgggtagaaagaaAGCTTTATTAATGAGGGAACAAAATTCCAGCTACATCAGCAAACAAAAAGGGGAAATATAAGGGGgcgagggggaggggagggggggagggggaatagAAACAGGAGAGCGGAGTCTGAGAGGACGTCGTGAAGCCAGCAAGGAAGTTGGCAACAAAATTGCCCTACCGAAGGGTGTGTTGAAACCTGATTTTCGGGAAACTAGTTGTAAGTGATAAACAGTATTGTAATAGGTGTAGGATGCACCAAGGACAAGCCGTTGAAGTTTGGGAAAGGAGATTAACAACCAAAAGGTTATCACACTCTCCCCTTAGTGCCTTCACAACACACATATCTCattaagattcttttttggattacATTAACAGTCAtataagattcttttttttaaccTAATGAATGTGAGTCGTTTAGTTGATTTTCCTCCTTCAAGGAGATTCACAAGTTGGTTTTCTCTTTTGGCTCGTATAAAGCTCCTGATCAAGATGAGTTCCAAGTGGTTTTTACTAAAAATTTTGGGAACTTGTAAACCCTGGCATCTACAACTTTGTCATAAGCATTTTTAGAGACATCCCTTCCTTTTGGAGTCAACCATACCTTCATTTGCCTTATCCCCCAAAAGATAATGCATCTATTGTTGGTGATTTTAGACCCAACAGTCTCTGCAATATCTCTTATAAAATCATAGCTAAGATCCTTGCATTTAGACTTAAAGGAATCCTGCACAATATCATTTCTCCGTTCTAGTATGTCTTCGTGCCTGACAGACAGATTTCTGACGATATTATTCTTTCTCAccatttttgtaaaaaaaaacataaggtAAAATTGATTATATGACAGTAAAATTGGATATGGCTTAGAGCTTATGACAAGGTGGAATGGGCTTCTTTAGGGCCATTTTTTACTATCTAGGGTATGGAGAAAAATGGGGAGACGTTATTAATTACCTTGTTAGTTCATCATCCTTCTCCATTAAACTTAAAGGTTatgcttttgatttctttgaacAATCTAAAGGGATTAGACAAGGCTGTCCTTTGAGCTATTTTCCTCTTCATAGTGGTTATGGAAGCATTATTTGGATTGTCTTCCATCTACAGAGAGTTCAACCTTTTTAAAGATATAAAAAATACCTAGACGTTCCCTTGAGATTTCTCATCtctttttcattgatgatacCTTTATGGCTTTATCTTTTGTAGAGCCACTAATAATGATATATCAATTAtcaaataaattttgaatttattctCTAATCTTTCAGGCTTCATTGTTAACTATGAAAATAGCATTTTAGCCTTTAGCTCCAATGTGCCTTCATCTATTAAgatttctctctcaaatttttttggggttaaagaaaatgaatgcAGAGTCAACCTAGTTTGGTACCAACCTTTTCTACCCCAAAGCCAAAGTGATAAGCT is part of the Macadamia integrifolia cultivar HAES 741 chromosome 9, SCU_Mint_v3, whole genome shotgun sequence genome and encodes:
- the LOC122088264 gene encoding protein WHAT'S THIS FACTOR 1 homolog, chloroplastic-like → MRFFNRSSISCNLMSSRVWARQWDWISARSSLLSLLVDGDCRVRVWTQFFVSISSLKVVWRKEHDLDEAIEDDKEWRLCTKVVKEVLNEPGQVIPLRYLEKRRERLRLQVKVKTFIDRFPGLFDIYLDRIKPKTEPVPFVRASDRLCRFLEKEKHIKAGNEHFMVAKLCKLLMMSRDRVVSADKLVHVKREFGFPDDFLCSMVPKYQQLFRLVGSPGEGKSFLELVSWNPDYAQSVIEQRAEEESRLTGIRVRPAFNVKLPKGFFLRKEMREWTRDWMELPYISPYADASQLDQASPEMEKRTVGLFHELLSLSILKRMPVPILGKFSEEYRFSNAFPGVFTRHSGIFYMSLKGGIKTAMLREAYRNSELVDRDPLLVIKDKFNELLAEGRLERAEQLRLRKEAVQKDMEMAAIRNLEISTDLV
- the LOC122088276 gene encoding uncharacterized protein LOC122088276; this translates as MRYIMLSASVNDSIRGSSLKFINVVCYCQKRVLVRISENVNSKHRLHYCCPNAPHECGFFSWCDPVEEPRVNLVTQDNINPTFHKTDVSEISQENRQMKEEIRILKKRMKKFEKYVGTLQIVIVLLVVVIVVMFMRK